In Rhizobium sp. N324, a single genomic region encodes these proteins:
- the fabB gene encoding beta-ketoacyl-ACP synthase I has product MRRVVVTGLGIVSSIGNDAAEVTESLRQAKSGISFSSDFAEHGFKCQVWGSPKLGAAELAELVDRRAMRFLSQGGAWNHVAMKQALADSGLDEKDYAQNERTGIIMGSGGPSTRTLIEAADITVKNNSPKRIGPFAVPKAMSSTASATLATWFKIHGVNYSISSACSTSAHCIGNAAEMIQWGKQDVMFAGGHEDLDWTMSNLFDAMGAMSSKYNDTPDSASRAYDVNRDGFVIAGGAGVLVLEELERAKARGAKIYAEIVGYGATSDGYDMVAPSGEGAIRCMRQALASVKGDVDYVNTHGTSTPVGDSKEIGAIREVFGAKIPHIQSTKSLTGHSLGAAGVQESIYSLLMMQQGFIGESAHITELDPEFEGVPIVRKRIDNAKIDIALSNSFGFGGTNATLVFQRYNG; this is encoded by the coding sequence ATGAGACGGGTAGTTGTCACGGGTCTGGGTATCGTGTCCTCGATCGGAAACGACGCCGCCGAAGTCACCGAATCCTTGCGGCAGGCAAAGTCGGGTATCTCCTTCTCCAGCGATTTCGCAGAACATGGCTTCAAATGCCAGGTTTGGGGCAGCCCCAAGCTCGGCGCCGCGGAGCTGGCCGAACTGGTCGATCGCCGTGCCATGCGCTTCCTGTCGCAGGGCGGCGCCTGGAACCATGTCGCCATGAAGCAGGCACTTGCCGATTCCGGCCTGGACGAGAAGGATTACGCTCAGAACGAGCGCACCGGTATCATCATGGGCTCCGGCGGCCCGTCCACCCGCACCCTGATCGAGGCGGCCGACATCACCGTCAAGAACAACAGCCCGAAGCGCATCGGCCCCTTTGCCGTGCCGAAGGCGATGTCTTCGACGGCATCGGCGACGCTCGCCACCTGGTTCAAGATCCACGGCGTCAACTATTCGATCTCCTCGGCCTGCTCGACATCGGCGCATTGCATCGGCAACGCCGCCGAGATGATCCAGTGGGGCAAGCAGGACGTGATGTTTGCCGGCGGCCACGAAGATCTCGACTGGACGATGTCCAATCTTTTCGACGCCATGGGCGCCATGTCCTCCAAGTACAACGATACGCCCGACAGCGCCTCGCGCGCCTATGACGTCAATCGCGACGGCTTCGTCATCGCCGGCGGCGCCGGCGTACTGGTGCTCGAGGAGCTGGAGCGCGCCAAGGCCCGCGGCGCCAAGATCTACGCCGAAATCGTCGGCTACGGCGCAACGTCGGATGGTTACGACATGGTCGCCCCCTCGGGCGAGGGCGCCATCCGCTGCATGCGCCAGGCGCTTGCATCAGTCAAAGGCGACGTCGATTACGTCAACACCCACGGCACCTCGACGCCGGTCGGCGACAGCAAGGAAATCGGCGCTATCCGCGAGGTATTCGGCGCCAAGATCCCGCATATCCAGTCGACCAAGTCGCTGACCGGCCATTCGCTGGGCGCGGCCGGCGTGCAGGAATCGATCTATTCCCTGCTGATGATGCAGCAAGGCTTCATCGGCGAAAGCGCCCATATCACCGAGCTCGATCCCGAATTCGAAGGCGTGCCGATCGTGCGCAAGCGTATCGACAATGCGAAGATCGATATCGCCCTCTCCAACTCCTTCGGCTTCGGCGGGACGAACGCCACGCTCGTCTTCCAGCGCTATAACGGATAA
- the fabI gene encoding enoyl-ACP reductase FabI, with protein MTGIMQGKRGLIMGVANNHSIAWGISKALAAQGAELAFTYQGDALGKRVKPLAAEVGSDFVLPCDVEDIASVDAVVDAIEQRWGKLDFIVHAIGFSDKNELKGLYADTTRENFSRTMVISCFSFTEIAKRCAPLMEDGGAMLTLTYNGSTRVIPNYNVMGVAKAALEASVRYLAADYGPRGIRVNAISAGPIRTLAGAGISDARAILSWNQRNAPLRKTVTIDQVGNSALYLLSDLSAGVTGEIHFVDAGFNVTSMPTLDTLRRADVE; from the coding sequence ATGACTGGAATCATGCAAGGTAAGCGCGGCCTCATCATGGGCGTCGCAAACAATCATTCGATCGCCTGGGGAATTTCAAAAGCTCTTGCCGCACAGGGTGCGGAACTCGCCTTCACCTATCAGGGCGATGCGCTCGGCAAGCGCGTCAAGCCGCTGGCTGCCGAAGTCGGCTCGGATTTCGTGCTGCCCTGCGACGTCGAGGACATCGCCTCGGTCGATGCCGTGGTCGACGCGATCGAACAGCGCTGGGGCAAGCTGGATTTCATCGTCCATGCCATCGGTTTTTCCGACAAGAACGAGCTGAAGGGTCTCTACGCCGATACGACGCGCGAGAATTTCAGCCGCACCATGGTCATTTCCTGTTTCTCCTTCACCGAGATAGCCAAGCGCTGTGCGCCGTTGATGGAAGACGGCGGTGCGATGCTGACGCTGACCTATAACGGTTCGACCCGCGTCATCCCGAACTACAACGTCATGGGTGTCGCCAAGGCGGCGCTCGAGGCTTCGGTGCGTTATCTCGCCGCCGATTACGGCCCGCGCGGCATCCGTGTCAACGCCATATCGGCCGGCCCGATCCGCACGCTTGCCGGCGCCGGCATCTCGGATGCGCGCGCAATCCTCTCCTGGAACCAGCGCAATGCGCCGCTGCGCAAGACCGTGACCATCGATCAGGTCGGCAATTCGGCTCTCTACCTGCTCTCCGACCTTTCCGCCGGCGTCACCGGCGAAATCCATTTCGTCGACGCCGGCTTCAACGTCACTTCCATGCCGACGCTTGACACCCTGCGCCGGGCCGACGTCGAGTAA
- a CDS encoding type II toxin-antitoxin system HicA family toxin: MERNSQKIIARLKREGFEVVSIKGSHHKLRRGNETIIVPHPKKDLPTGTALAIAKQAGWSVSDKS; encoded by the coding sequence GTGGAGCGAAACAGCCAGAAGATTATTGCCAGGCTGAAGCGGGAAGGCTTCGAAGTCGTTTCGATCAAAGGCTCTCATCATAAGCTTCGAAGGGGCAATGAGACCATCATCGTTCCGCACCCGAAAAAGGATCTGCCGACCGGCACCGCGCTTGCAATTGCGAAGCAGGCCGGATGGAGTGTGAGTGACAAATCATGA
- a CDS encoding type II toxin-antitoxin system HicB family antitoxin, with the protein MKYFIALVHKDSDSAFGISFPDLPAVFSAADEEEDLTANAIEALRLWAEDETLPLPSSYDEIGSRQDIRAQLAEGAFLTRVPFIEDTTRTVRANVTFDKGMLEAIDKAAKERGLTRSAFLASAARKEIEAA; encoded by the coding sequence ATGAAATATTTCATTGCTCTCGTGCATAAGGACAGCGACAGCGCTTTCGGGATCAGCTTTCCGGATCTGCCGGCGGTATTCTCCGCTGCCGATGAGGAAGAAGACCTTACTGCGAACGCCATAGAAGCCCTTCGCCTTTGGGCGGAAGACGAAACTCTGCCGCTGCCTTCCTCATATGACGAGATCGGCTCACGGCAGGATATCCGCGCGCAGCTGGCCGAGGGTGCTTTTCTGACGCGCGTTCCTTTTATCGAAGACACAACACGCACCGTTCGAGCCAATGTGACTTTCGACAAAGGTATGCTTGAGGCAATCGACAAGGCTGCGAAAGAGCGCGGCCTCACCCGTTCGGCTTTCCTTGCGAGTGCGGCCCGCAAGGAAATCGAGGCTGCATAA
- a CDS encoding class I SAM-dependent methyltransferase codes for MSRETLKTLFHPFASGTVQAPGEGERVLFLGAEAGFALPDDFAASLSAVQGFRPLYRQLLAQRIDAKPEIDGEDYDAALVLCTKHKGENEANLAAAIARTRIGGLIVVAGAKEDGIQPLRKRLEGFGLAIDHMPKYHGVAFWFGRPADADEIVSKLAKAPVRVDGRFNATAGMFSHDRIDAGSELLASRLPQDFTGDVADFGAGWGYLSVELAQRSRGLTRLDLYEADHAALEAARDNLAENCPNAPARFFWHDLAGEPVKDKYDLVIMNPPFHEGHAAEPALGQAMIKTAASALRGGGRLMLVANRGLPYEPVLAANFRESGETCRNARFKVLWAKK; via the coding sequence ATGAGCCGCGAGACGCTGAAGACCCTGTTCCATCCCTTTGCCAGCGGCACAGTCCAGGCGCCCGGCGAGGGCGAGCGTGTGCTCTTCCTCGGCGCCGAGGCGGGCTTTGCGCTGCCCGACGATTTCGCCGCCTCTCTCAGCGCCGTCCAGGGCTTCCGGCCGCTCTACCGGCAGCTGCTGGCCCAGCGGATCGACGCCAAACCCGAGATCGACGGCGAAGACTACGATGCCGCCCTGGTGCTTTGCACGAAGCACAAGGGCGAGAACGAGGCCAATCTCGCCGCGGCCATCGCCCGCACGCGGATCGGCGGCCTGATCGTCGTTGCCGGCGCCAAGGAAGACGGCATTCAGCCGCTGCGCAAGCGCCTGGAAGGCTTCGGCCTCGCCATCGACCATATGCCGAAATATCACGGCGTCGCCTTCTGGTTCGGCCGTCCTGCCGATGCCGACGAGATCGTCTCCAAGTTGGCAAAGGCGCCGGTGCGCGTCGACGGCCGTTTCAATGCCACCGCCGGCATGTTCTCGCATGACCGAATCGATGCCGGATCGGAACTGCTCGCCTCGCGCCTGCCGCAGGATTTTACCGGTGACGTCGCCGATTTCGGCGCCGGCTGGGGTTATCTCTCCGTCGAGCTGGCACAGAGGTCGCGCGGGCTGACGCGTCTCGACCTCTACGAGGCCGATCACGCGGCTCTCGAGGCCGCGCGGGACAATCTGGCAGAGAACTGCCCGAACGCGCCTGCGCGCTTCTTCTGGCACGATCTGGCGGGCGAGCCGGTCAAGGACAAATACGATCTCGTCATCATGAACCCGCCCTTCCACGAAGGGCACGCCGCCGAGCCGGCGCTCGGCCAGGCAATGATCAAGACCGCCGCATCCGCGCTTCGCGGCGGCGGCCGCCTGATGCTGGTCGCCAATCGCGGCCTGCCCTACGAGCCGGTTCTGGCAGCGAATTTCAGGGAAAGCGGTGAAACCTGCCGCAACGCCCGCTTCAAGGTGCTGTGGGCGAAGAAATAA
- the pnp gene encoding polyribonucleotide nucleotidyltransferase produces the protein MFDTHTVEIEWAGRPLKLETGKIARQADGAVLATYGETVVLATVVSAKAPKPGQDFFPLTVNYQEKTYAAGKIPGGYFKREGRPSEKETLVSRLIDRPIRPLFPEGYKNDTQVVVTVVQHDLENDPDVLSMVAASAALTLSGVPFMGPVGGARVGYINGEYVLNPHLDEMDESSLDLVVAGTYDAVLMVESEAKELNEEVMLGAVMFGHKGFQPVLDAIIKLAEVAAKEPRDFQPEDYSALETEMLGLAEAELRQAYKITQKADRYAAVDAVKAKVKAHFLPEEGEARYTAEEVGAIFKHLQAKIVRWNILDTKSRIDGRDLETVRPIVSEVGLLPRTHGSALFTRGETQAIVVATLGTGEDEQYVDSLTGMYKERFLLHYNFPPYSVGETGRMGSPGRREIGHGKLAWRAIRPMLPTPEQFPYTLRVVSEITESNGSSSMATVCGTSLALMDAGVPLAKPVAGIAMGLILEGDRFAVLSDILGDEDHLGDMDFKVAGTADGITSLQMDIKIAGITEEIMKVALGQAQGGRAHILGEMAKAITESRGQLGEFAPRIEVMNIPVDKIREVIGSGGKVIREIVEKTGAKINIEDDGTVKIASSSGKEIEAARKWIHSIVAEPEIGQIYEGTVVKTADFGAFVNFFGARDGLVHISQLASERVAKTQDVVKEGDKVWVKLLGFDERGKVRLSMKVVDQATGQEIPNEKKKEEAAE, from the coding sequence ATGTTTGATACACACACAGTCGAAATCGAGTGGGCCGGCCGCCCGCTGAAGCTCGAAACCGGCAAGATCGCCCGTCAGGCCGACGGCGCAGTTCTCGCCACCTACGGCGAAACCGTCGTTCTCGCCACCGTCGTTTCGGCCAAGGCGCCGAAGCCCGGCCAGGACTTCTTTCCGCTCACCGTCAACTACCAGGAAAAGACCTATGCAGCCGGCAAGATCCCCGGCGGCTACTTCAAGCGCGAAGGTCGTCCGTCTGAAAAGGAAACGCTGGTTTCCCGCCTGATCGACCGCCCGATCCGCCCACTGTTCCCGGAAGGCTACAAGAACGACACGCAGGTCGTCGTCACCGTCGTCCAGCACGATCTTGAAAACGATCCCGACGTCTTGTCGATGGTTGCTGCATCTGCAGCGCTGACGCTCTCCGGCGTTCCGTTCATGGGCCCGGTCGGCGGTGCGCGCGTCGGCTACATCAACGGCGAATATGTTCTCAACCCGCATCTCGACGAGATGGACGAATCGAGCCTCGATCTCGTCGTCGCCGGCACCTACGACGCCGTGCTGATGGTTGAATCCGAAGCCAAGGAACTCAACGAAGAAGTCATGCTCGGCGCCGTCATGTTCGGCCACAAGGGCTTCCAGCCGGTTCTCGACGCGATCATCAAGCTCGCCGAAGTAGCCGCCAAGGAGCCGCGCGACTTCCAGCCGGAAGATTATTCCGCTCTCGAAACCGAGATGCTCGGCCTTGCCGAAGCTGAACTTCGCCAAGCCTACAAGATCACTCAGAAGGCTGACCGCTACGCCGCCGTCGACGCCGTCAAGGCGAAGGTGAAGGCACACTTCCTCCCCGAGGAAGGCGAAGCCCGCTACACCGCCGAGGAAGTCGGCGCGATCTTCAAGCACCTGCAGGCGAAAATCGTCCGCTGGAATATCCTCGACACCAAGAGCCGCATCGACGGCCGCGACCTCGAAACCGTCCGTCCGATCGTTTCGGAAGTCGGCCTTCTGCCGCGCACCCATGGTTCGGCGCTGTTCACCCGCGGTGAAACGCAGGCGATCGTCGTTGCCACGCTCGGCACCGGCGAAGACGAACAGTATGTCGACAGCCTGACGGGCATGTACAAGGAGCGCTTCCTGCTCCACTACAACTTCCCTCCCTACTCGGTTGGCGAAACCGGCCGTATGGGCTCCCCGGGCCGCCGCGAAATCGGCCACGGCAAGCTCGCATGGCGCGCCATCCGCCCGATGCTGCCGACGCCGGAGCAGTTCCCCTACACGCTGCGCGTCGTCTCCGAGATCACCGAGTCGAACGGCTCGTCCTCGATGGCGACCGTCTGCGGCACGTCGCTGGCTCTGATGGATGCCGGCGTTCCGCTCGCCAAGCCGGTTGCCGGTATCGCCATGGGTCTGATCCTGGAAGGCGATCGCTTCGCCGTCCTCTCCGACATTCTCGGTGACGAAGACCATCTCGGCGACATGGACTTCAAGGTTGCAGGCACCGCCGACGGCATCACCTCTCTGCAGATGGACATCAAGATCGCCGGTATCACCGAAGAGATCATGAAGGTCGCCCTTGGCCAGGCTCAGGGCGGTCGCGCCCACATTCTCGGCGAAATGGCCAAGGCCATCACCGAAAGCCGCGGCCAGCTCGGCGAATTCGCTCCGCGCATCGAAGTCATGAACATCCCGGTCGACAAGATCCGCGAAGTCATCGGCTCCGGCGGCAAGGTCATCCGCGAAATCGTCGAAAAGACCGGCGCGAAGATCAACATCGAAGACGACGGCACCGTCAAGATCGCCTCCTCCTCAGGCAAGGAAATCGAAGCGGCCCGCAAGTGGATCCACTCGATCGTCGCCGAACCTGAGATCGGCCAGATCTACGAAGGTACGGTCGTCAAGACCGCCGACTTCGGCGCCTTCGTCAACTTCTTCGGCGCCCGCGACGGCCTCGTCCATATCTCGCAGCTCGCTTCCGAGCGCGTTGCCAAGACGCAGGACGTCGTCAAGGAAGGCGACAAGGTCTGGGTCAAGCTGCTCGGCTTCGACGAACGCGGCAAGGTTCGCCTGTCGATGAAGGTCGTCGACCAGGCCACCGGCCAGGAGATCCCGAACGAGAAGAAGAAGGAAGAAGCGGCCGAATAA
- the rpsO gene encoding 30S ribosomal protein S15, whose product MSITAERKSALIKEYATAEGDTGSPEVQVAILTERINNLTEHFKDHKKDNHSRRGLLTMVSSRRSLLDYLKKKDEGRYSKLISSLGIRR is encoded by the coding sequence ATGTCGATCACTGCTGAGCGCAAGTCTGCGCTGATCAAGGAATACGCAACCGCCGAAGGCGACACCGGTTCTCCTGAGGTTCAGGTCGCGATCCTGACCGAACGCATCAACAACCTGACCGAACACTTCAAGGACCACAAGAAGGATAACCATTCCCGCCGTGGCCTGTTGACGATGGTTTCGAGCCGCCGCTCGCTTCTTGATTATCTCAAGAAGAAGGATGAAGGCCGCTATTCCAAGCTGATTTCCAGCCTGGGTATCCGCCGCTAA
- a CDS encoding alpha/beta fold hydrolase: MRATAIGMLTFFSMFLAITGAQSAERWAELPAFPPMPVPKTSGMADVNDISMYYAEYGEGEPMLFIHGGLGNAEVWGHQIAEFAKDHLVIVADSRGHGRSTRSRQPFGYDLMTSDYAALLDHLKIGKVTLVGWSDGGIIGIDMAMKYPEKLTRVIAQAANVTTDGVKPDVMNNKTFNDYINVAGEQYRTLSPTPNEYDAFVTQISEMWATQPAWTAADLGKITVPVTLAIGDHDEAVKLDHTEMMAKQIPGAKLVILKEASHFAMLQDPEGYNAMIRAAMAGR, from the coding sequence ATGCGCGCGACTGCTATCGGCATGCTGACGTTCTTTTCGATGTTCCTGGCCATTACCGGCGCTCAATCCGCCGAGCGCTGGGCCGAGCTCCCGGCCTTTCCTCCAATGCCCGTGCCGAAGACCAGCGGCATGGCCGATGTGAACGACATCAGCATGTATTACGCCGAGTATGGTGAAGGCGAGCCGATGCTCTTCATCCATGGCGGGCTTGGCAATGCCGAGGTCTGGGGCCACCAGATCGCCGAATTTGCCAAAGACCACCTGGTCATCGTTGCCGACAGCCGCGGGCATGGGCGCTCGACGCGCAGCCGGCAGCCCTTCGGCTACGATCTGATGACATCGGATTATGCCGCGCTTCTCGACCATTTGAAGATTGGCAAGGTGACGCTGGTGGGATGGTCGGACGGCGGCATCATCGGCATCGACATGGCGATGAAATATCCGGAAAAGCTGACGCGCGTCATTGCCCAGGCGGCCAATGTCACGACCGACGGCGTCAAGCCCGACGTCATGAACAACAAGACCTTCAACGACTATATCAATGTCGCCGGCGAACAATATCGGACGCTGTCGCCGACGCCGAACGAGTACGACGCCTTCGTCACCCAGATCTCCGAGATGTGGGCGACACAGCCGGCCTGGACGGCGGCGGATCTCGGAAAGATTACGGTGCCGGTCACGCTCGCCATCGGCGACCACGATGAAGCCGTGAAGCTCGACCATACGGAAATGATGGCGAAACAGATACCGGGTGCCAAGCTCGTCATCCTGAAAGAGGCCAGCCATTTCGCCATGCTGCAGGATCCCGAGGGTTACAATGCTATGATCCGGGCGGCGATGGCGGGCCGCTGA
- the truB gene encoding tRNA pseudouridine(55) synthase TruB, whose product MSKPRKPKGRPISGWLILDKPVDFGSTEAVSKIKWLYKAQKAGHAGTLDPLASGMLPIALGDATKTVPYVMDGRKIYEFTVSWGEERATDDLEGDVTASSDKRPSEQQIRDILPRYIGTISQVPPQFSAIKISGERAYDLAREGETVEIPSREVDIFRLTLLACPDANSAHFEVECGKGTYVRALARDFGRELGCYGHVSGLRRTFVAPFSEEAMVPLADLVALEAIEDTDERLAALDALLIDTCEALSALPHLVINDDQAHRLKMGNPILVRGRDAPVAESEAYATARGRLIAIGEIGQGEFRPKRVFG is encoded by the coding sequence ATGTCCAAACCACGCAAACCCAAGGGCCGGCCGATTTCCGGCTGGCTGATCCTCGACAAGCCGGTGGATTTCGGCTCGACCGAAGCCGTTTCCAAGATCAAGTGGCTCTACAAGGCGCAGAAGGCCGGTCATGCCGGCACGCTCGATCCGCTCGCCTCCGGCATGCTGCCGATCGCGCTCGGCGATGCGACGAAGACCGTTCCCTATGTGATGGACGGCCGCAAGATCTATGAATTCACGGTCAGCTGGGGCGAAGAGCGGGCGACCGACGATCTCGAGGGCGACGTGACCGCAAGCTCGGACAAACGCCCGAGCGAACAGCAGATCCGCGATATCCTGCCTCGCTATATCGGCACCATCAGCCAGGTGCCGCCGCAGTTTTCGGCGATCAAGATATCGGGGGAACGCGCCTATGATCTGGCGCGCGAAGGCGAAACCGTCGAAATCCCCTCGCGCGAAGTCGATATCTTCCGGCTGACCTTGCTCGCCTGCCCGGATGCCAACAGCGCGCATTTCGAAGTCGAATGCGGCAAGGGCACCTATGTCAGGGCGCTCGCCCGCGATTTCGGCCGGGAGCTCGGCTGCTACGGCCACGTCTCGGGGCTGCGGCGCACCTTTGTCGCGCCCTTTTCGGAAGAGGCGATGGTGCCGCTCGCCGACCTCGTGGCGTTGGAGGCGATCGAAGATACGGACGAGCGGCTGGCAGCCCTCGATGCGCTGCTGATCGACACCTGCGAGGCGCTATCGGCTCTGCCCCATCTCGTCATCAACGACGACCAGGCCCACCGGCTGAAAATGGGCAACCCGATCCTGGTGCGCGGCCGCGATGCGCCGGTTGCCGAAAGCGAAGCCTATGCGACGGCCCGCGGCAGGCTGATTGCGATCGGCGAGATCGGCCAGGGCGAATTTCGCCCGAAGCGGGTTTTCGGCTGA
- the rbfA gene encoding 30S ribosome-binding factor RbfA: MTRATSSAPSQRMLRVGEQVRAAITQVLQRGEVRDDVIEATVISISEVRMSPDLKIATAYVTPLGVSDHSVVIEALNRHAKYIRGRLGQQLRQMKYMPEVRFRDDTSFDNYKKIDELLRSPEVSRDLDGDKDEQ, encoded by the coding sequence ATGACCAGAGCAACTTCTTCCGCGCCTTCGCAGCGCATGCTGCGCGTTGGCGAACAGGTTCGCGCCGCGATCACCCAGGTATTGCAGCGGGGCGAAGTGCGCGACGACGTCATCGAAGCGACCGTGATCTCGATCTCGGAAGTGCGCATGTCGCCCGACCTCAAGATCGCCACGGCTTACGTGACGCCGCTCGGCGTTTCCGACCACAGCGTCGTCATCGAGGCGTTGAACCGTCATGCGAAATATATCCGCGGCCGGCTCGGGCAGCAGCTTCGGCAGATGAAATACATGCCGGAGGTGCGCTTCCGCGACGATACCAGCTTCGACAATTACAAAAAAATCGACGAGCTGCTGCGCTCGCCCGAGGTGAGCCGCGATCTCGACGGCGATAAAGACGAACAATAA